The segment AAATTCATGTTGATTAAAGAAAACCAGACAAGCAACTCGCCCAGAGGGAAATCCCAGACAGTTTGCCATCCCCCCTGAAAGCTCATACCCAACAACCACGCTCCCATGCTAGCAAGGATTAGGTTGCTTAGCGGGCCTGCTGCAGAGACATATAGATCTGCATTTCTTATCCTGAAATTACTTGGATTTACAGGTACTGGCTTAGCGTAACCAAAGCCAGCAAACAGGAGCATCAAGCTTCCGAACAGATCTAGATGAGCGAGTGGGTTCAACGTAAGTCTTCCCATATACTTCGCAGTCCCATCCCCACATAGATAGGCGATCGCAGCATGTGCGAATTCATGGAAAGTCAACGCAAAGAGTAGAGAGAAAATAAGTAAAAGCATCAATTGTGGTTCAAGTTGAAAAATCATTTCTTCTTATTTTCTCCTCAGCAAAATCGTTGGCAGATGCAATTGGTCTGTTTTGTAATCTCCAGTTAGCAGATACATCGCTAGATTCACA is part of the SAR324 cluster bacterium genome and harbors:
- a CDS encoding site-2 protease family protein; the encoded protein is MIFQLEPQLMLLLIFSLLFALTFHEFAHAAIAYLCGDGTAKYMGRLTLNPLAHLDLFGSLMLLFAGFGYAKPVPVNPSNFRIRNADLYVSAAGPLSNLILASMGAWLLGMSFQGGWQTVWDFPLGELLVWFSLINMNLCLFNLLPIGPLDGSSVWPYFLPHAPRRKFMEFNDRYGTQVLMGLVMVSLALPGFSPFRWIGEASRSLISWMV